From a single Athene noctua chromosome 2, bAthNoc1.hap1.1, whole genome shotgun sequence genomic region:
- the NDRG1 gene encoding protein NDRG1 codes for MLAVSSNRYQLLTMSTEFQDAHLAEVKPLVEKEEAITRLLPDFDVQEQDVETVHGSVHVTMCGTPRGNRPAILTYHDIGLNHKTCFNPLFNFEDMQEITQHFAVCHVDAPGQQDGAPSFQAGYVYPSMDQLAEMLPGILKQFGLKTVIGMGTGAGAYILTRFALNHAEMVEGLVLINVNPCAEGWMDWAATKISGWTNALPDMVISHLFGKEEIHSNHDLIHTYRQHIINDMNQTNLHLFVNSYNSRRDLEIERPVPGINVVTLQCPVLLVVGDSSPAVDAVVECNSKLDPTRTTLLKMADCGGLPQVSQPAKLAEAFKYFVQGMGYIPSASMTRLMRSRTASGSSVTSLEGTRSRSHTGEGTRSRSHTGEGTRSRSHTGDGSRNRSHTDTRIELTPNSASNAEQSSPKSMEVSC; via the exons GCTATCACGCGCCTCCTCCCAGACTTCGATGTTCAG GAGCAAGATGTGGAGACTGTGCATGGCTCGGTCCATGTCACCATGTGCGGGACTCCCAGAGGGAACCGGCCAGCTATCCTCACCTACCACGACATCGGGCTGAATC ATAAAACTTGCTTCAATCCTCTCTTCAACTTTGAGGATATGCAGGAGATCACCCAGCACTTTGCGGTCTGCCATGTGGATGCACCTGGTCAGCAGGATGGAGCACCGTCTTTCCAAGCTGG GTATGTGTATCCCTCCATGGATCAACTGGCTGAAATGCTTCCTGGAATCCTGAAACAGTTTGG GCTGAAGACCGTTATAGGAATGGGAACTGGAGCTGGTGCCTACATCTTAACCAGATTTGCT ttaaaCCATGCAGAGATGGTGGAGGGATTAGTTCTCATTAATGTAAACCCTTGTGCTGAAGGTTGGATGGACTGGGCAGCAACTAAG ATTTCAGGTTGGACAAATGCTTTACCAGACATGGTCATTTCACATCTCTTTGGAAAG GAAGAGATTCACAGCAACCATGACCTGATCCATACTTACCGTCAGCATATTATTAATGATATGAATCAAACCAACCTTCATCTCTTTGTCAACTCTTACAACAG TCGGCGAGACCTAGAGATTGAGCGCCCTGTTCCTGGAATAAATGTTGTCACCCTTCA ATGCCCTGTCCTCCTGGTGGTTGGCGACAGCTCGCCGGCAGTGGATGCTGTG GTTGAATGCAACTCAAAGCTGGACCCAACAAGGACCACACTTCTGAAG ATGGCTGACTGCGGTGGGCTCCCTCAAGTTTCCCAG CCTGCCAAGCTTGCAGAAGCTTTCAAATACTTTGTTCAGGGAATGGGATACA TCCCCTCTGCTAGCATGACCAGGTTGATGAGGTCCCGCACCGCTTCTGGCTCCAGCGTAACCTCTTTGGAAGGCACGAGGAGCCGATCTCACACTGGAGAAGGCACAAGGAGCCGATCTCACACTGGGGAGGGAACAAGGAGCCGATCCCACACTGGGGATGGTTCCAGGAACCGCtcccacacagacacacgcaTTGAGCTGACACCGAACTCGGCAAGCAACGCTGAACAATCAAGCCCCAAGTCCATGGAAGTGTCCTGTTAG
- the CCN4 gene encoding CCN family member 4, with protein sequence MRWLLPWILATSSILQAIAQTSTTMTPTVPATTEAYTRTQYCKWPCECPKSPPRCSVGVSLVTDGCDCCKTCAKQRGESCNEADTCDFHRGLYCDYSGDRPRYEIGVCAQIVGVGCVLNGVRYNNGDTFQPNCKYNCTCINGAVGCIPMCTNSRPPLVWCPNPKLIKIAGKCCEQWICDDSKKIRKTSPRHISSAAYEGEDEAWQKNCIVHTSPWSPCSKTCGLGISTRISNDNDQCRLLKESRLCNMRPCEVDITKHIKPGKKCLAVYRASEPMNYTISGCVSKSPYRPKYCGVCTDNRCCTPYKSKTIEVRFQCPDGTEFSWKIMWINACFCNLNCKNPNDIFADLAHYHDYSEIAN encoded by the exons GCCATTGCCCAGACCTCCACCACCATGACCCCCACCGTCCCCGCCACGACAGAGGCCTACACGCGGACTCAGTACTGTAAGTGGCCATGCGAGTGCCCGAAGTCCCCACCTCGGTGCTCTGTAGGAGTCAGCCTGGTCACAGACGGCTGCGACTGCTGCAAGACATGTGCCAAGCAGCGTGGAGAAAGTTGCAATGAGGCCGACACCTGTGATTTCCACAGGGGCTTGTACTGTGACTACAGTGGAGACAGACCTAGGTACGAAATAGGAGTATGTGCAC AGATTGTCGGTGTAGGATGTGTCCTCAATGGAGTCAGGTATAACAATGGGGACACATTTCAGCCCAACTGCAAATACAACTGCACATGCATTAACGGGGCTGTGGGCTGTATTCCTATGTGCACAAACTCACGTCCTCCCCTTGTTTGGTGCCCAAACCCAAAGCTGATTAAGATAGCAGGGAAGTGCTGCGAGCAGTGGATTTGTGATGACTCCAAGAAAATCAGGAAGACATCTCCGCGCCACATCTCCTCTGCAG CATACGAGGGAGAGGATGAAGCCTGGCAGAAGAACTGCATCGTTCACACCTCGCCCTGGAGTCCCTGCTCGAAGACCTGCGGGCTGGGCATCTCCACCAGGATTTCCAACGACAACGACCAGTGTCGGCTGCTGAAGGAAAGCCGCCTGTGCAACATGCGGCCCTGTGAGGTGGATATAACCAAACACATTAAG CCTGGGAAGAAGTGCTTGGCTGTCTACAGGGCCAGTGAACCAATGAACTACACCATCTCAGGATGCGTGAGCAAAAGTCCATATAGACCCAAATACTGCGGTGTCTGCACAGACAACAGGTGCTGCACACCCTACAAGTCCAAGACTATTGAAGTGAGGTTTCAGTGCCCAGATGGAACTGAGTTTTCCTGGAAAATCATGTGGATCAATGCTTGTTTTTGCAACCTGAACTGCAAGAACCCCAATGACATCTTTGCTGACTTGGCTCATTACCACGATTACTCTGAAATCGCTAATTAA